The nucleotide sequence TTTCTTGCCCCCCTGTCGTCCTGGGGGTGGTGGAGACTTTGGAGTCCTGAGAATGGCCTTTCTTGCTTTCCCTACAGCCGGCTCTCTCCTTCTCTGAGAAGATGATTCTCCCCTTCGGGGCCCACAATTTAAAGCCTTCCACTCACCCTAAGGATGGCGGAGGGCGTTTGGGGGGTGTCCTTACTGTCTCGGGATTCCTAAACCCTTCCAACTCGCCCGGGCCAAAGACTTGTCGAGCGAGTGTAGGAAGACTTAACTCTTCCATTCAAAAGGCGGCACCTAAAGACCACTTTAGAGAAATGAGGCCGGAGGTAAAAGTGTCAGCTTGCAGCAGTTCCCCTTAATCCCTTGGCGACTCCTTTCGCCCTTTGCTTCCCTCCCCGTCCCACTCCCATCCCGTTATTTGCATTGCGTTCTGGGGCTCTTTTTTCAAAGGAGAGCAGAGTTAGCCAGAGGACCCCGAGTTCGCTTTTCCGAGCCTCTGATCGCCTACAAGACCAGCACATAGCCCGGGTCGCACTAGGATTTGGAATTTCTTCCATGGAAGAAGCTCTTTAACACTTCTGAAATCTTTGGTCTTCCATCGTTAGCTGTCTGAGGGATTCCATGACTGGCCCGGGGTCAGCGACCAAATAGGCAtccaaggcagaattcaaactcccCTCTTCCGGGCTCCAAGACCAGCTTTTAGCCACGATTCCACGTAGCCTCACTTTACCTTATGTGTAATGGGCTCGGACTAGCTTATCTGAATTAATTCTAAGATCCAGCCTGGGTGGCCAGGGCTATTAATAGTaacattttgaagatgaggaaactgagacccaaaggcAGAAGGGACTTGCCTGAATTACACAGGTGGAAAGAGATTGAAACCCAGATCTCTGCTGACTTTCCATTTATGTCTCACATCCTTCAGACTAGATGGTCTGGTAGGTCTATTCCAGTTCTAATTCCTATCATATTGAGCATCTGGCTCCCTTGCTATCTCtgctctccttcccccacccagcTCACTAGTCCACCTCCCTCATTTGTGAGAGCTGCTCTTCTGATCTGGCTAACTTGGATGTCGCCACCAGAACCCACAATGTATTTCAAAAATCTCTAATGAGTTTCTCTGATTAGGGATCAGAGACTCAGCGGcaggaaggacctcagagatcatggAATCCAAAGGCCTGCCTGCTAGAGGAGAAAGCCGGGTCTTTTAGAGCCACAGTGCCTTTCTTAGGAAGTCCAACAGGCTTATTATACTGGAAAATTAGACAAATCGACCACACACACCCCCAACCCACACGATTTGCATTTGAAGGGAATTCCTTAGCTATGTGAAAAAAACCAAATGTATCCAGGTTCACAGTGGCCTACTCTGTTCTCTCTCTGCAGAGATAACGCCTGATGCTGTTATGTCCTGTTCCCTGCTAATATGtaactttctctcctccctcccccctttccttccttccaccttccaGATGCACCCTTTGAGACCTGTCTGTTGGACTGTGCAAACCCTCCAAGTGCTGCTTCCCCCAAAGCTCTGAAGCCACCCAAGCGGTCCCGGGCTGCCTTCTCCCACACCCAGGTCATCGAGCTGGAGAGGAAGTTCAGCCACCAGAAGTATCTGTCGGCCCCCGAGCGGGCTCACCTGGCCAAGAACCTCAAGCTCACTGAGACCCAGGTCAAAATCTGGTTCCAGAATAGACGGTATAAGACCAAGAGAAAGCAGCTGACCTCTGATCTGGGGGACCTCGATAAGAACTCCCCCCTGCCCAGCCTGAAAGAAGAGAACTTCTCTGGGGCCTCGCTGATCTCCATGTATAATAGCTACCCCTATTATCCTTACCTCTACTGCTGGGGAGGTTGGAGTCCAGCTTTCTGGTAACCTTGGCTGGTGACTAGGGCCCAACCTGTAGCTGCTTCTTCCACTTTGTTCTCTGAAAGCAAGAGGGGGCCAGAGTCAGAGAGggcaggagaggagaagggggggTCGTGCACCCTGCCAAAGGCTTGGAGCGGCAGTCAAGCTCCCATTTCTTGATTGTCATGTCCTGTCCGCTAAATCTGTGACCGGGCATCCTATTTAATATTTCAATGGCACTCAGGACTACCCGAGGCACCAAACGAGGGTACTTTTCTCATGCCAGGGATCTGCAGAGAAGGATTCTTGTTCAGATGAGGCTTGGATTTAGATGGCCTCTCAGGTGTCTCCaaccagctctgacatcctgagTCCTGAAGTGGATCTgactccctccccactcccagttTAACTGTCTTTGCTTTGAACtacctttctaaaaaaaaaaagagagaaagaaagaaaaaaaaaacctacggAGAGCTCCAGGGCTCTCTTCCCAGTGCCTTTATGCATTGTTTTATGAGCTGTCAGCATCTCTGCTTCCGGGAGGGTCTGTTCTTTTCCTTCAGCTTGGTCACCTGTGTAAACGGAGCATCTCATGAGAAGCTAGAGTCAGAACAAGAGCAAAAGTGGTGCCAAGACTGGAGCCTTAGGACAGGGTCTGCACTGTGGTTCTTACCTAATAAGAGGTCCCAGACCCCTTTGGAGCTGGGAACGTGCCTGGTGttgtctttgtttctccttttccccattccTCACCCCTCACCCcagtagaatgtcagctccttgagggcaggtaccatttcattttctgcctctgtatctccagtgtctagcacagttcttggcacatagtaggtgtttaataaatgtttgttgaactgcaTTCGGAGAAGGCCCACTCCTGGACATTTTCAGAGCTGGGCAGGCAAGGCAAGGGGTTAGATACTTAATTCCTCAATTTCTGATCTGGGGAGGGGAtgaaaattttacaataaaaattgttaaaaggTAAAACACAGGTGAACTCTAAGGGTCtatatggggggggggttctAAATGTTTATTGTGTCATGGATCTCTATTGGCAGTCTGGTACAGCCTATGGAATCCttttcagaatcatatttttaaataattgaaagaaatgttaaatttgagttagaagttagtggaaataaagaTGGATTTTTTAATCATCCAGATTCACAGACCCTCTAGAATCAATCTGTAGAAGCTTGGGTGTGCGTGGGGGTTGGGTCAAGAACTCATCTAGGGagtgtctttttttaaagttatataggATGAGACAGTTTCAAACAGTCTATCTAAACGAATCTGAAGGTGTGAGTAATGCCAAAGCAGTCCTTATATTTCTGGTGGAGGAGTAGTACAGTGGCAGGGATTGGGGAGGGgtaggagggggagagaaaaatcTTCTCTTTGTAGGCATCATGAAGCAATGGAAAGTTCACTTAATCAGGAGCCTGAAGCTCTGGGCTTCATCTTTAGTTTTGCCACTTactaatcatttaacctctctataagcctcagtttccccatctgtaaaggggaagagaataaaatcTGCCCTAGCCTACTTCACAGTGTcgttttgaaaatcaaataagaccaagTTGGTGAAACAAACATTTCTTTGCAAACAAAAGCATTAGATAAAGGTAAGATGGTTTTGTTACTATGAATTCAAGAAGCCATTGCTAGTATTTT is from Gracilinanus agilis isolate LMUSP501 chromosome 2, AgileGrace, whole genome shotgun sequence and encodes:
- the NKX3-1 gene encoding homeobox protein Nkx-3.1 produces the protein MLSAQEPPPPSGLLGAAATRAPEPPLPRSPRGTALAPVKPLTSFLIQDILWDGPEKRSTERLSPTPGPEPEPKLAPPPEAEPGSLSGSESGPALQDQQPARPAETDRRTEPGSSPSGAESDAPFETCLLDCANPPSAASPKALKPPKRSRAAFSHTQVIELERKFSHQKYLSAPERAHLAKNLKLTETQVKIWFQNRRYKTKRKQLTSDLGDLDKNSPLPSLKEENFSGASLISMYNSYPYYPYLYCWGGWSPAFW